Proteins encoded by one window of Gemmatimonas aurantiaca:
- a CDS encoding riboflavin synthase, which translates to MFTGLVDDVGLIELVADTPAGRELRIRTRYTDLIDGESIAVNGACLTVREHGRLEAGGGTAHSAAHPDAGDTFAGWFTVGAIGTTLGRTTIGHWTVGQRVNLERAMRLGDRLGGHLVLGHVDDLGVVLRTATAGDAWLIDVELPPALRPLTVDKGSITVNGVSLTVNEMLATGVQLSIIEYTKRHTTLGELTPGDRVHIEADILAKHVERLMTAHAGKAVRNGAGHIVGDAAGADVCVPGGERAHY; encoded by the coding sequence ATGTTCACGGGGCTCGTGGATGACGTCGGCCTCATCGAGCTTGTCGCGGATACGCCGGCGGGGCGCGAATTGCGCATCCGCACGCGGTATACCGACCTGATCGATGGCGAGAGCATTGCCGTGAACGGCGCCTGTCTCACCGTGCGCGAGCACGGTCGTCTGGAGGCCGGTGGTGGGACCGCACATTCTGCGGCGCACCCCGATGCCGGCGACACCTTCGCGGGCTGGTTCACCGTCGGCGCCATCGGCACCACGCTGGGCCGCACCACCATCGGGCACTGGACCGTCGGTCAGCGCGTGAATCTCGAACGCGCCATGCGCCTCGGGGACCGCCTCGGCGGGCACCTGGTGCTCGGGCATGTCGACGATCTGGGCGTCGTGTTGCGCACCGCCACGGCGGGTGATGCGTGGTTGATCGACGTCGAACTGCCGCCAGCGTTGCGGCCGCTCACGGTGGATAAAGGCTCCATCACCGTGAATGGCGTGAGCCTCACCGTGAACGAGATGCTGGCCACGGGCGTTCAACTCTCGATCATCGAATACACGAAGCGTCACACCACACTGGGAGAATTGACGCCCGGTGACCGTGTGCACATCGAAGCCGATATCCTGGCCAAGCACGTCGAGCGGTTGATGACGGCCCATGCGGGCAAAGCCGTGCGCAACGGTGCTGGCCATATCGTCGGTGACGCCGCGGGCGCGGACGTCTGCGTGCCCGGCGGCGAACGCGCCCACTACTGA
- the ribD gene encoding bifunctional diaminohydroxyphosphoribosylaminopyrimidine deaminase/5-amino-6-(5-phosphoribosylamino)uracil reductase RibD, with protein sequence MSTSRGGSRQGAHVSVDADDVRFMRRALELAEQGAGQVAPNPKVGAVIVRDGRIVGEGWHQRYGGPHAEVHALQAAGRAARGATAYVSLEPCNHHGQTPPCTEALIEAGVVRVVCAVRDPNPKAAGGMERLQAAGIVVHTGVCEEDALLANAAFFHHARWQAQHQEPHQGQHQEQHHGQHQPQPAHASKGADAALPFVVLKLAVSIDGAIVDASHRRGWLTGPEAHRAVHALRAEADAVAVGIGTALADDPSLTVRLVPAPRIAPLRVVFDRQARLPLDSTLVRTARDVPVRVMTHRASPSRVAALEEAGVTVSEATSARDALLQLGAVGVRHVLVEGGAELGSTLLAAGLVHHLIIFQAPVILGAGAVPAFAAYPSVEAARAPRLRVLERRVFGADLMTRYAVSGD encoded by the coding sequence ATGTCCACATCGCGTGGTGGCAGTCGCCAGGGAGCGCACGTGTCGGTGGACGCCGATGACGTGCGCTTCATGCGTCGTGCCCTCGAGCTGGCCGAGCAGGGGGCGGGGCAGGTGGCCCCGAATCCCAAGGTGGGCGCCGTCATCGTCCGGGACGGTCGCATCGTCGGGGAAGGATGGCATCAGCGCTACGGCGGGCCGCATGCGGAGGTGCATGCCTTGCAGGCGGCGGGCCGCGCGGCGCGTGGGGCGACGGCATACGTGAGCCTCGAGCCCTGCAATCATCACGGCCAGACCCCCCCGTGCACCGAGGCTCTCATCGAGGCCGGCGTGGTGCGCGTGGTCTGTGCCGTCCGCGACCCCAACCCCAAGGCCGCGGGTGGCATGGAACGCCTGCAGGCGGCCGGCATCGTGGTGCACACCGGTGTCTGTGAGGAGGACGCGTTGCTCGCGAACGCGGCGTTCTTTCACCACGCGCGGTGGCAGGCGCAACACCAGGAACCACACCAGGGGCAACATCAGGAACAACATCACGGCCAGCATCAGCCCCAACCGGCGCACGCGTCGAAGGGCGCGGATGCGGCACTGCCATTCGTGGTGCTCAAGCTGGCCGTCTCGATCGACGGCGCCATCGTCGACGCCTCGCATCGCCGCGGCTGGCTCACGGGACCCGAAGCTCATCGGGCGGTGCACGCGCTGAGAGCCGAGGCCGACGCGGTGGCGGTGGGTATTGGCACGGCGCTGGCGGACGACCCATCGCTCACCGTGCGCCTGGTGCCGGCGCCGCGGATAGCTCCCCTACGGGTGGTGTTCGACCGGCAGGCCCGCCTGCCACTCGATTCCACCCTGGTGCGGACCGCGCGGGATGTGCCGGTGCGGGTGATGACCCATCGGGCGTCTCCCAGTCGGGTGGCGGCTCTGGAGGAGGCCGGCGTGACCGTGAGTGAGGCGACCTCCGCCCGGGACGCTCTGTTGCAACTTGGCGCGGTGGGCGTGCGGCACGTGCTGGTGGAAGGGGGCGCGGAGCTGGGAAGCACATTGCTCGCCGCCGGACTCGTCCATCACCTGATTATCTTTCAGGCTCCGGTCATTCTGGGGGCAGGCGCCGTACCGGCGTTTGCCGCATACCCCTCCGTGGAAGCCGCCAGGGCGCCACGACTGCGGGTGCTCGAGCGCCGCGTGTTCGGCGCCGACCTGATGACCCGTTACGCTGTTTCCGGAGACTGA